A genomic segment from Pistricoccus aurantiacus encodes:
- a CDS encoding PIG-L deacetylase family protein, translating to MSKTVLVVAAHTDDEALGCGGTMARHVAEGDTVHTVFLADGVSSRQDNDDGALDERQQAAERAQQILGVSSTSYLGLPDNRLDSLALLDIVQPLEVVIARLAPDTIYTHHFGDLNIDHRKTHEAVMTACRPLPGTTVKEILTFEVMSSTEWSSAGQAPFLPTLYIDISNYLDTKQKALEAYALEMRPAPHSRNAEHISHLATHHGHCVGVQAAEAFMVMRVLR from the coding sequence ATGAGTAAGACGGTTCTGGTCGTGGCGGCACATACGGATGACGAGGCGCTGGGCTGCGGTGGCACGATGGCGCGTCACGTGGCGGAAGGCGATACCGTTCATACGGTGTTTCTCGCCGACGGCGTATCCTCGCGACAGGACAACGATGACGGCGCACTGGACGAGCGTCAGCAGGCCGCCGAGAGAGCTCAGCAGATTCTCGGGGTCAGCAGCACAAGCTACCTCGGCCTGCCGGACAACCGACTCGACAGTCTGGCTTTGCTGGATATCGTGCAACCGTTGGAAGTGGTGATAGCGCGCCTCGCGCCTGACACCATCTATACGCATCATTTCGGTGATTTAAATATTGATCATCGAAAAACTCATGAAGCGGTAATGACGGCCTGCCGTCCCTTACCGGGCACCACGGTCAAGGAAATACTGACCTTCGAAGTCATGTCGAGTACCGAATGGAGCAGCGCTGGCCAAGCGCCATTCCTTCCGACACTCTACATCGATATCTCAAATTATCTTGATACTAAACAGAAAGCCCTCGAGGCCTATGCCCTCGAAATGCGACCTGCACCTCATTCGCGCAACGCTGAGCACATATCTCATCTTGCAACACATCATGGACACTGTGTTGGCGTGCAAGCCGCCGAGGCGTTCATGGTAATGCGGGTGTTACGTTGA
- the pseI gene encoding pseudaminic acid synthase, with protein sequence MSYTINGRKIGPEHPPYIIAELSANHNGDLNRALETIDAAKACGADAVKLQTYTADTMTIDSDRPEFLIKGGPWDGYRLYDLYKWAQTPFEWHQAMIEHARKRGITVFSTPFDESAVDLLESLDVPAYKIASFEVTDLPLIRYAAGKGKPLIMSSGMASEAELEEAVATAREAGCQDLVLLHCISSYPAPMDQANLRQLTELSRRFGTLPGLSDHTLGTTASVAAVALGACVIEKHFTLSRAEKGPDSDFSIEPDELKRLCRDARDAWAALGSVGFARHQAEEGNKLFRRSVYFVRDVAKGETVKADDIRRIRPGLGLAPKYYDNVIGKRLKVDVTRGTPTSWELFDE encoded by the coding sequence ATGAGTTATACCATCAACGGCAGAAAGATCGGCCCGGAGCATCCGCCCTATATCATCGCGGAGCTTTCCGCCAACCATAATGGCGATCTGAACCGCGCTCTGGAAACCATCGACGCGGCCAAGGCATGCGGCGCCGATGCGGTCAAGCTGCAGACCTATACCGCCGACACCATGACCATCGACAGCGACCGGCCGGAATTTCTGATCAAGGGCGGCCCCTGGGACGGCTATCGGCTGTACGACCTGTACAAGTGGGCGCAGACGCCTTTCGAGTGGCACCAAGCGATGATCGAGCACGCGCGAAAGCGCGGTATTACCGTGTTCTCGACTCCCTTCGACGAAAGCGCCGTCGATCTTCTGGAAAGCCTGGATGTGCCCGCCTACAAGATCGCGTCCTTCGAAGTGACGGACCTGCCCCTGATTCGCTATGCCGCTGGCAAGGGCAAGCCCCTGATCATGTCCTCCGGCATGGCGAGCGAGGCGGAACTGGAGGAAGCCGTTGCTACTGCCCGCGAGGCAGGCTGCCAGGATCTGGTGCTGCTGCATTGCATCAGCAGCTATCCCGCGCCCATGGATCAGGCCAACCTGCGCCAACTCACCGAGCTGTCACGGCGCTTCGGTACGCTTCCCGGCCTTTCCGATCATACCCTGGGCACGACCGCCTCCGTGGCGGCGGTGGCCCTGGGTGCCTGCGTCATCGAAAAGCACTTCACTCTGAGCCGGGCGGAGAAGGGGCCGGACAGCGATTTCTCCATCGAGCCGGATGAGCTGAAACGCTTATGCCGCGACGCCCGCGACGCCTGGGCGGCGCTGGGTAGCGTCGGTTTCGCCCGGCATCAGGCGGAGGAGGGCAACAAGCTGTTTCGCCGCTCCGTGTACTTCGTGCGCGATGTCGCGAAAGGGGAAACGGTGAAGGCCGACGACATTCGTCGTATCCGGCCCGGCCTGGGACTGGCGCCGAAATACTACGACAACGTAATCGGCAAGCGGCTCAAGGTCGACGTCACCCGCGGAACGCCAACTAGCTGGGAGCTGTTTGATGAGTAA
- the pseH gene encoding UDP-4-amino-4,6-dideoxy-N-acetyl-beta-L-altrosamine N-acetyltransferase: protein MQADDLDNVREWRNHPDVRRYMYTQHEISPDEHHQWFMRASQAPGTHLLIFEQNGVACGFVNITQVKQGPIADWSFHLAPFAQKGTGFQLGCAVLGHVFDHLTLHKLCGEALAFNERSIRLHRRLSFYQEGLLRDQHFDGVRYHDVHRFGILASDWLKAREALAQ from the coding sequence ATGCAAGCCGACGATTTGGATAACGTTCGCGAATGGCGCAATCACCCCGACGTTCGTCGCTATATGTATACCCAGCATGAGATTAGTCCGGATGAGCATCATCAATGGTTCATGCGGGCGAGCCAGGCGCCTGGCACTCATTTGCTAATTTTTGAGCAGAACGGTGTGGCTTGTGGCTTCGTTAATATCACTCAGGTAAAGCAAGGCCCGATTGCCGACTGGAGCTTTCATCTGGCGCCTTTCGCGCAGAAAGGAACGGGATTTCAGCTGGGTTGCGCCGTGCTTGGCCATGTCTTCGATCATCTGACCCTGCATAAGCTATGCGGTGAGGCGCTAGCGTTCAACGAACGCTCTATTCGTCTTCATCGTCGTTTGAGTTTTTATCAGGAAGGGCTGCTGCGGGACCAGCACTTCGATGGCGTCCGATATCATGATGTTCATCGCTTTGGCATCTTGGCGTCGGACTGGCTAAAGGCACGTGAAGCGCTAGCTCAATGA
- the pseG gene encoding UDP-2,4-diacetamido-2,4,6-trideoxy-beta-L-altropyranose hydrolase, which translates to MTISSGSQVLIVAFRVDASLTIGTGHVMRCLTLADALRERGAECHFLCREHPGHLIEAIRSRGFQVDTLPMSPESMAPEEVSPLAHAAWLGASWQEDARQSRAILEGLAPDWLVVDHYALDRRWEETVLPPGCRLLVIDDLADREHGCDVLLDQNLGRQAEDYVGLVSEHCTRLIGPHYALLRPEFARLRETSLDRRATPRLKQLLITMGGIDKDNATGAVLDALRQFQLPQDCRISVVMGGNAPWLAQVKDQAAMMPWPTEVAVNVTDMAERMARADLAIGAAGSTSWERCCLGLPTLVVVLAENQWNGAKALSATGAAILVGEVADISTRLPPVLRKSASPASLAMLDQATSAVTDGRGSDHVVEAMVLLTQDGANDG; encoded by the coding sequence ATGACTATCTCATCCGGTTCTCAGGTCTTGATCGTGGCTTTCCGCGTCGATGCGTCACTGACCATTGGCACCGGCCATGTCATGCGTTGCCTGACCTTGGCGGATGCTTTACGTGAACGAGGCGCCGAGTGCCATTTCCTGTGCCGCGAGCATCCGGGGCACCTGATCGAGGCGATTCGCTCGCGGGGCTTTCAGGTTGATACCTTACCTATGTCGCCGGAAAGCATGGCACCTGAAGAAGTCTCGCCGCTCGCCCATGCGGCCTGGCTGGGCGCCAGCTGGCAAGAAGACGCCCGACAAAGCCGCGCTATTCTCGAAGGTCTAGCCCCCGATTGGCTGGTGGTTGACCACTACGCCCTGGACAGGCGCTGGGAAGAGACGGTACTTCCACCAGGCTGCCGCCTGCTGGTGATCGACGATCTGGCGGATCGCGAACATGGCTGCGATGTACTCTTAGATCAAAACCTCGGGCGCCAGGCCGAGGACTATGTCGGGCTCGTGTCCGAGCACTGCACGCGGCTGATCGGCCCTCACTATGCCTTGCTGCGTCCCGAGTTCGCCCGCCTGCGGGAGACCAGCCTGGATCGGCGCGCGACGCCGCGACTCAAGCAGCTATTGATCACCATGGGCGGCATCGACAAGGATAACGCCACCGGCGCGGTGCTCGATGCCTTGCGCCAATTTCAATTGCCTCAAGACTGTCGTATCAGCGTGGTCATGGGCGGCAACGCGCCTTGGCTTGCCCAGGTCAAGGATCAAGCGGCAATGATGCCGTGGCCCACCGAGGTGGCGGTGAACGTCACCGATATGGCCGAGCGCATGGCACGGGCGGATCTGGCCATTGGTGCGGCGGGCAGTACGTCTTGGGAACGTTGTTGTCTGGGGCTGCCGACGCTGGTGGTGGTATTGGCGGAAAATCAATGGAACGGCGCGAAGGCGTTGTCCGCCACCGGTGCCGCCATCCTCGTGGGAGAAGTCGCGGACATCTCAACACGATTACCGCCTGTGCTGCGTAAATCCGCGTCACCCGCTAGCTTAGCCATGCTCGATCAAGCGACATCGGCGGTTACCGACGGTCGGGGAAGTGACCATGTGGTCGAAGCCATGGTGTTATTAACACAGGATGGTGCGAATGACGGCTAG
- the pseF gene encoding pseudaminic acid cytidylyltransferase: MVNNHVAIIPARSGSKRIPHKNIKAFGGKPMIAWSIEAALASGCFERVIVSTDDNEIAEVARQWGAEVPFLRPKELADDHTGTIPVIAQAIDWLREHDQAPQTVCCLYATAPFVQPEDLRRGLAVLEEQAVDYAFSVTSYAFPIQRAIRITAEGRVAMFQPEHVATRSQDLEEAFHDAGQFYWGRAEAWREGRPIFSEHAVPVMLPRHRVQDIDTPEDWQRAEWLFRSWQAETTRA, translated from the coding sequence ATGGTGAATAATCATGTCGCCATTATTCCTGCCCGCAGCGGCAGCAAGCGTATCCCGCACAAGAACATCAAGGCGTTCGGGGGCAAGCCGATGATCGCCTGGTCCATCGAGGCGGCTCTGGCCAGCGGCTGCTTCGAGCGGGTGATTGTTTCCACCGACGATAATGAGATCGCCGAGGTTGCCCGGCAATGGGGCGCTGAGGTGCCTTTCTTGCGGCCAAAAGAGCTGGCGGACGATCATACCGGCACGATTCCGGTGATCGCCCAGGCCATCGACTGGCTGCGTGAACATGATCAGGCACCCCAGACGGTCTGTTGTCTGTACGCCACTGCGCCTTTCGTTCAGCCGGAAGACCTTCGGCGCGGCTTGGCGGTTCTTGAAGAGCAGGCTGTCGATTACGCCTTTTCCGTGACTAGCTACGCCTTTCCCATCCAACGCGCGATTCGTATAACCGCCGAAGGACGCGTGGCGATGTTTCAGCCCGAACACGTCGCCACCCGTTCCCAGGATCTCGAAGAGGCTTTTCACGATGCCGGCCAGTTCTATTGGGGGCGGGCCGAGGCCTGGCGCGAGGGCCGACCGATCTTTTCCGAACATGCCGTCCCGGTAATGCTCCCCCGGCATCGGGTACAGGATATCGATACGCCGGAGGACTGGCAGCGGGCCGAATGGCTATTCCGCAGCTGGCAAGCCGAGACGACGAGGGCATGA